A genomic region of Arachis hypogaea cultivar Tifrunner chromosome 5, arahy.Tifrunner.gnm2.J5K5, whole genome shotgun sequence contains the following coding sequences:
- the LOC112800321 gene encoding F-box protein SKIP31-like isoform X2: MNNVVVPKRIETGSFSKVPPELFHHILKFLSSEDLISCSLVCRFLNYAASDEALWRRLYCMRWGLLPPTRKLRECPWKKLYIQRDEEDMVELVRNCQNEFKEYYIQMQAAKRSQAPHPSQVKDDRIILDKTLADQVSSWKSSKGLSDAVVTDHACSGETCSYYEIGDVFICEKTGQVHVCDETCREVIMDPTNELLVCTISGHCFDRFLSPSEMEPDTVGTAARWCN; this comes from the exons ATGAATAATGTAGTGGTGCCGAAGAGGATTGAGACCGGTTCTTTCAGCAAAGTCCCACCTGAGCTCTTTCACCATATCCTTAAATTCCTGTCCTCAGAG GACCTTATTTCTTGTTCCTTGGTCTGTAGGTTTCTAAATTATGCAGCATCCGATGAAGCATTGTGGCGTCGATT GTACTGTATGCGATGGGGTCTTCTTCCCCCTACAAGAAAGTTAAGGGAATGTCCATGGAAAAAGTTATATATTCAG CGTGATGAAGAGGATATGGTTGAACTTGTCAGAAACTGCCAAAATGAGTTTAAGGAGTATTACATTCAAATGCAAGCAGCTAAGCGGAGTCAAGCCCCTCATCCTTCGCAG GTGAAGGACGACAGAATAATCCTTGACAAAACATTAGCTGATCAAGTGTCATCATGGAAAAGCAGCAAGGGACTCAGCGATGCAGTGGTAACTGATCATGCTTGTTCTGGGGAAACATGCTCTTACTATGAAATCGGAGATGTATTTATTTGTGAGAAGACCGGGCAAGTTCATG tttGTGATGAGACTTGTAGAGAAGTAATCATGGATCCCACCAATGAGCTTTTGGTCTGTACAATATCAGGGCACTGTTTCGATAGATTTCTGTCACCATCCGAGATGGAGCCGGATACTGTAG GAACAGCAGCAAGGTGGTGCAACTGA
- the LOC112800321 gene encoding F-box protein SKIP31-like isoform X1: MNNVVVPKRIETGSFSKVPPELFHHILKFLSSEDLISCSLVCRFLNYAASDEALWRRLYCMRWGLLPPTRKLRECPWKKLYIQRDEEDMVELVRNCQNEFKEYYIQMQAAKRSQAPHPSQVKDDRIILDKTLADQVSSWKSSKGLSDAVVTDHACSGETCSYYEIGDVFICEKTGQVHVCDETCREVIMDPTNELLVCTISGHCFDRFLSPSEMEPDTEQQQGGATDEAEPFMGSGRFVL; encoded by the exons ATGAATAATGTAGTGGTGCCGAAGAGGATTGAGACCGGTTCTTTCAGCAAAGTCCCACCTGAGCTCTTTCACCATATCCTTAAATTCCTGTCCTCAGAG GACCTTATTTCTTGTTCCTTGGTCTGTAGGTTTCTAAATTATGCAGCATCCGATGAAGCATTGTGGCGTCGATT GTACTGTATGCGATGGGGTCTTCTTCCCCCTACAAGAAAGTTAAGGGAATGTCCATGGAAAAAGTTATATATTCAG CGTGATGAAGAGGATATGGTTGAACTTGTCAGAAACTGCCAAAATGAGTTTAAGGAGTATTACATTCAAATGCAAGCAGCTAAGCGGAGTCAAGCCCCTCATCCTTCGCAG GTGAAGGACGACAGAATAATCCTTGACAAAACATTAGCTGATCAAGTGTCATCATGGAAAAGCAGCAAGGGACTCAGCGATGCAGTGGTAACTGATCATGCTTGTTCTGGGGAAACATGCTCTTACTATGAAATCGGAGATGTATTTATTTGTGAGAAGACCGGGCAAGTTCATG tttGTGATGAGACTTGTAGAGAAGTAATCATGGATCCCACCAATGAGCTTTTGGTCTGTACAATATCAGGGCACTGTTTCGATAGATTTCTGTCACCATCCGAGATGGAGCCGGATACT GAACAGCAGCAAGGTGGTGCAACTGATGAGGCAGAACCATTTATGGGGTCGGGCCGTTTTG taCTATGA